Proteins encoded within one genomic window of Burkholderiaceae bacterium:
- a CDS encoding ABC-type branched-chain amino acid transport system, periplasmic component, with amino-acid sequence MQMKLKVTVAAAVAMLAGVAFAQDVQTVTIGSVAPMSGPQAHYGKDNANGVLMAVEDLNKEGLTIGGKKVKFVADVEDDAADPKQGTAVAQKICDSKDNGVVGHLNSGTSIPASKIYNGCGIPMITGSSTNPDLMKPGYKNVFRLIANDNALGAGLAFYAADALHLKTFAVVDDRTAYGQGVAEVFKKTAQAKGLKMVDQQYTTDKATDFMAILTSIKAKKPDAIFYGGMDAQAGAMLRQMDQLGMDNVKYFGGDGICTPELAKISAGAKSLSNVVCATGGASLEKRPAGVAWRKRYDAEFPGQFQIYSPYTYDATMVLADAMKRANSVDPKVYTPFIHKTDYKGVTADIQFEPNGELRNPAITLSVYKDGKKVDLN; translated from the coding sequence ATGCAGATGAAGCTGAAAGTGACCGTTGCCGCTGCGGTCGCGATGCTGGCAGGCGTCGCGTTCGCGCAGGACGTGCAGACCGTGACCATCGGTTCTGTCGCGCCCATGTCGGGCCCACAGGCCCACTACGGCAAGGACAACGCCAACGGTGTTCTGATGGCGGTGGAGGACCTGAACAAGGAAGGCCTGACGATAGGCGGCAAGAAGGTCAAGTTCGTCGCCGACGTCGAGGACGATGCAGCCGATCCGAAGCAGGGCACGGCGGTCGCGCAGAAGATTTGCGACAGCAAGGACAACGGCGTGGTCGGCCACCTGAACTCCGGCACCAGCATCCCCGCGTCCAAGATCTACAACGGCTGCGGCATCCCGATGATCACCGGCTCGTCGACGAATCCGGACCTGATGAAGCCGGGCTACAAGAACGTGTTCCGCCTGATCGCGAACGACAACGCGCTCGGCGCCGGACTGGCGTTCTACGCGGCCGACGCGCTGCACCTGAAGACGTTCGCCGTGGTCGACGACCGCACCGCGTACGGCCAGGGCGTGGCCGAGGTGTTCAAGAAGACGGCGCAGGCCAAGGGCCTGAAGATGGTCGACCAGCAGTACACCACCGACAAGGCGACCGACTTCATGGCGATCCTGACCTCGATCAAGGCCAAGAAGCCGGACGCGATCTTCTACGGCGGCATGGACGCCCAGGCCGGCGCGATGCTGCGCCAGATGGACCAGCTCGGCATGGACAACGTCAAGTACTTTGGCGGCGACGGCATCTGCACGCCTGAACTGGCGAAGATCTCGGCCGGCGCGAAGAGCCTCTCCAACGTGGTCTGCGCCACCGGCGGCGCGTCGCTGGAAAAGCGGCCCGCGGGTGTGGCCTGGAGAAAGCGCTATGACGCCGAGTTCCCGGGCCAGTTCCAGATCTACAGCCCGTACACCTACGACGCGACGATGGTGCTGGCAGACGCGATGAAGCGCGCCAACTCCGTCGATCCCAAGGTCTACACGCCGTTCATCCACAAGACGGACTACAAGGGCGTGACCGCCGACATCCAGTTCGAGCCGAACGGCGAACTGCGCAACCCGGCGATTACGCTGTCGGTGTACAAGGACGGCAAGAAGGTTGACCTGAACTGA
- a CDS encoding Potassium channel protein, with product MPFEPPTSPQILRNRLQLLNERIGGRHWFPHVPLALLLGLGGFWLLQVDLGRQWRHIVDQLLNGGQGLHPALLPPLLIGLGMVIMAFGLLLRSRLAWAMALLLAATAAVSMFFGRHPHAHLLVGYFVLMLALLAFAWRRFDRSSIAASTLFALTSVAMLIVYATFGTFYLGADFRPPVTDLVTALYYAMVTMSTVGYGDIIPQTPETKLFAVSIIVLGVAVFATSLTAVIAPMVTRSLQRIVERKGPRMPRENHFVVIGNTPLALNTWRELARRGLPVTRLLRQAPDPGLPEGVDAVFGDPSDADVLRKAGADKAQAVLAMLDDDSENAFVVLAVRELAGKARTVAAVNDAHHLGRVKLVQPDVVIAPQILGGELAAMLLSGEQVTADFVLQRVFQQHARP from the coding sequence ATGCCGTTCGAACCGCCTACTTCGCCCCAGATCCTGCGCAACAGGCTCCAGCTGTTGAACGAACGCATCGGCGGGCGGCACTGGTTTCCGCACGTGCCGCTGGCGCTGCTGCTGGGTTTGGGCGGATTCTGGCTGCTGCAAGTCGATCTCGGCCGGCAGTGGCGGCACATCGTCGACCAGCTGCTGAACGGCGGCCAGGGCCTGCATCCCGCGCTGCTGCCGCCGCTGCTGATCGGCCTGGGCATGGTGATCATGGCGTTCGGCCTGCTGCTGCGCTCGCGCCTGGCCTGGGCGATGGCGCTGCTGCTGGCGGCGACCGCGGCGGTCAGCATGTTCTTCGGCCGGCACCCTCACGCGCACCTGCTGGTCGGCTACTTCGTGCTGATGCTGGCGCTGCTCGCGTTCGCCTGGCGGCGGTTCGATCGCAGCAGCATCGCCGCCAGCACGCTGTTCGCGCTGACCTCGGTGGCGATGCTGATCGTGTACGCCACGTTCGGCACGTTCTATCTCGGTGCGGACTTCAGGCCGCCGGTGACCGACCTCGTCACCGCGCTCTATTACGCGATGGTCACGATGAGCACGGTCGGCTACGGCGACATCATCCCGCAGACTCCCGAGACGAAACTGTTCGCGGTGTCGATCATCGTGCTCGGCGTCGCGGTGTTCGCGACCTCGCTGACCGCGGTGATCGCGCCGATGGTGACCCGCAGCCTGCAACGCATCGTCGAACGAAAGGGCCCCCGCATGCCACGCGAAAACCACTTCGTCGTGATCGGCAACACGCCGCTCGCGCTCAACACCTGGCGCGAGCTTGCGCGCCGTGGCCTGCCGGTGACCCGGCTGCTGCGCCAGGCGCCGGACCCGGGCCTGCCCGAGGGCGTGGATGCGGTCTTCGGCGACCCGAGCGACGCCGACGTGTTGCGCAAGGCCGGCGCCGACAAGGCCCAGGCGGTGTTAGCGATGCTGGATGACGACTCCGAGAATGCATTCGTCGTGCTCGCGGTGCGCGAACTCGCCGGCAAGGCGCGCACCGTCGCTGCCGTGAACGACGCGCACCACCTGGGCCGCGTCAAGCTGGTGCAACCCGACGTCGTGATCGCGCCGCAGATCCTCGGCGGCGAGCTGGCCGCGATGTTGCTGAGCGGCGAGCAGGTCACCGCCGACTTCGTGCTGCAGCGTGTGTTCCAGCAGCACGCGCGACCCTGA
- a CDS encoding putative inner membrane protein: protein MMLLAQRLQRVVPATPAERAAALWSFAYFFALLAGYYVLRPLRDRMGIAGGVRALPWMFTATFVTLLVAQPLYGALVARLSRARFIPVVYHFFAANLALFWLLLTLDVAPVAVARVFFVWVSVFNLFAVAVFWSFMADLFTSEQGKRLFGFIGAGGTAGGLLGPAITIALSVRLGPGNLLLVAIVFLELSVLCVWRLERGSVAGPKPGGISSAGTEHTARIGGSAFAALPELIRSPYLLGVGAWVSLLSFGATMLYFMQAHLVAATVHGAGAQTRIFASIDLAVGLLTLATQVFATGRLLERFGTGVAAAALPAVYIVGFAVLAAAPVLGVVLVLQVVQRWMNFAIANPARQVFFTVLAREEKYKAKNLIDVVIYRGSDALYGWVYDSLQVLGLKLGAIALCALPAAAAWFALSLALGRSQERRAARAVPTATLGDRR from the coding sequence ATGATGCTGCTTGCGCAGCGGCTGCAGCGAGTCGTCCCGGCCACGCCCGCGGAACGCGCCGCCGCGCTGTGGTCGTTCGCCTACTTCTTCGCGCTGCTCGCCGGCTACTACGTGCTGCGGCCGCTGCGCGATCGCATGGGCATCGCCGGCGGCGTACGCGCGCTGCCGTGGATGTTCACCGCGACCTTCGTCACGCTGCTGGTCGCGCAGCCGCTGTACGGCGCGCTGGTCGCACGGCTGTCGCGTGCGCGCTTCATTCCCGTCGTCTACCACTTCTTCGCGGCCAACCTCGCGCTGTTCTGGCTGTTGCTGACGCTGGACGTTGCGCCGGTCGCGGTCGCGCGCGTGTTCTTCGTCTGGGTCAGCGTGTTCAACCTGTTCGCGGTCGCGGTATTCTGGTCGTTCATGGCCGATCTGTTCACGAGCGAACAGGGCAAGCGGCTGTTCGGCTTCATCGGCGCTGGAGGCACCGCTGGTGGCCTGCTCGGGCCGGCGATCACGATTGCACTTTCGGTGCGGCTCGGCCCCGGGAACCTGCTGCTCGTCGCGATCGTGTTTCTCGAACTCTCGGTGCTCTGCGTGTGGCGGCTGGAGCGCGGCAGCGTGGCAGGGCCGAAACCCGGCGGCATCAGTTCAGCGGGCACCGAACACACGGCCCGCATCGGCGGCAGCGCGTTCGCCGCGCTGCCCGAACTCATCCGGTCGCCGTATCTGCTGGGCGTCGGCGCCTGGGTCAGCCTGCTGTCGTTCGGGGCGACGATGCTCTATTTCATGCAGGCCCATCTGGTGGCTGCCACCGTGCATGGTGCCGGTGCGCAGACGCGGATCTTCGCGAGCATCGACCTCGCGGTCGGGCTGCTGACGCTGGCCACGCAGGTGTTCGCCACCGGTCGGCTGCTCGAGCGCTTTGGCACCGGCGTCGCGGCTGCCGCGCTGCCGGCCGTGTACATCGTGGGCTTCGCGGTACTGGCGGCGGCGCCGGTGCTGGGCGTGGTGCTGGTGCTGCAGGTGGTGCAGCGCTGGATGAATTTCGCGATCGCGAACCCGGCGCGGCAGGTGTTCTTCACGGTCCTCGCGCGCGAGGAAAAGTACAAGGCAAAGAACCTGATCGACGTGGTGATCTACCGCGGCTCGGATGCGCTCTACGGCTGGGTCTACGACAGCCTGCAGGTACTCGGCCTGAAGCTCGGCGCGATCGCGCTGTGCGCGTTGCCGGCAGCCGCGGCGTGGTTCGCGCTGTCGCTGGCGCTGGGCCGCTCGCAGGAGCGCCGCGCCGCGCGCGCGGTTCCGACCGCAACACTGGGAGATCGACGATGA
- a CDS encoding Magnesium and cobalt transport protein CorA, whose product MENLAHEPMVANCAAYGGDGRKIRDITLEEISDFLAQPHGFVWVGLVEPDEPLLEKLQAEFGLHELAVEDAHNAHQRPKIEAYGDSLFIVAQTAQMTEGTIAFGETHLFIGKRYLLSVRHGASRSYTPARRSCEQTPEYLAYGPSYALYAVLDFIVDNYLPIVQEFRQELQELEQDVFGDASNRDVTRRLYGMQRELLTLKLAATPLQDILGQLVRLHPEVIRDEVRPYFRDVQDHVTRVSDAINSMREMLGVAMNVNLSLITVRQNEVVKRLAGWAALLAAPTLVASWYGMNFHDMPELAKPYAYPTIIGITGAVCVTLYVVLKRAKWL is encoded by the coding sequence ATGGAAAACCTCGCCCACGAACCGATGGTCGCCAACTGCGCTGCCTACGGCGGCGACGGCCGCAAGATCCGCGATATCACGCTGGAAGAGATCAGTGACTTCCTGGCCCAGCCTCATGGCTTCGTCTGGGTCGGCCTGGTCGAACCCGACGAGCCGTTGCTGGAAAAGCTTCAGGCCGAATTCGGGCTGCACGAACTCGCGGTCGAGGACGCGCACAACGCGCACCAGCGGCCGAAGATCGAGGCCTACGGCGACTCGCTGTTCATCGTCGCGCAGACCGCGCAGATGACCGAAGGAACCATCGCATTTGGCGAAACCCATTTGTTCATCGGCAAGCGCTACCTGCTGTCGGTGCGCCACGGCGCCTCGCGCTCGTACACCCCGGCGCGCCGAAGCTGCGAGCAGACGCCCGAATACCTCGCGTACGGGCCGAGCTACGCGCTCTATGCGGTCCTGGACTTCATCGTCGACAACTACCTGCCGATCGTGCAGGAATTCAGGCAGGAGTTGCAGGAACTGGAGCAGGACGTGTTTGGCGACGCTTCCAACCGCGACGTCACGCGCCGCCTGTACGGCATGCAACGCGAACTGCTGACGCTCAAGCTCGCGGCGACGCCGTTGCAGGACATCCTCGGCCAGCTGGTGCGGCTGCACCCCGAGGTGATCCGAGACGAGGTGCGGCCGTACTTCCGCGACGTGCAGGACCACGTGACCCGGGTCAGCGACGCGATCAATTCGATGCGCGAGATGCTGGGCGTCGCGATGAACGTCAACCTGTCGCTGATCACAGTGCGCCAGAACGAGGTCGTCAAGCGCCTCGCCGGCTGGGCCGCGCTGCTGGCCGCGCCCACGCTGGTGGCGAGCTGGTACGGCATGAACTTCCACGACATGCCGGAACTCGCCAAGCCATATGCCTACCCGACCATCATCGGCATCACCGGCGCGGTCTGCGTCACGCTGTACGTCGTGCTGAAGCGGGCGAAATGGCTTTGA
- a CDS encoding DNA ligase (ATP): MFRTLMRRCLLGVAASFWLALGCAHAAPPSPTLALRYEKGVDVSAYRVSEKYDGVRALWTGRELLSRQGLPIRVPAWFTAGWPATALDGELWAGRGRFEQVQTAVAQSQPQDAQWRTLRYMVFDAPNQPGGFDQRLPHLKQAVAALRQPWVQAVPQWRVASHDALMQQLREHDKAGAEGLMLRKGDAPYRGGRSGDLLKLKSFEDAEGRIVGHLPGKGKYAGQTGALLVETEDGRRFALGSGLTDALRRTPPPTGTVVTYRYNGLHASGLPRFARFWRVRRDTPPAPNSQ, encoded by the coding sequence ATGTTTCGCACGCTCATGCGCAGGTGCTTGCTGGGCGTCGCGGCATCGTTCTGGCTGGCCCTGGGCTGCGCGCACGCGGCCCCGCCCTCCCCCACGCTGGCGCTGCGCTACGAAAAGGGCGTGGACGTCAGCGCCTACCGGGTCAGCGAGAAATACGACGGCGTGCGCGCGCTGTGGACGGGGCGCGAACTGCTGTCGCGCCAGGGGCTGCCGATCCGGGTGCCGGCCTGGTTCACCGCAGGCTGGCCCGCCACGGCGCTGGACGGCGAGCTGTGGGCCGGACGCGGCCGGTTCGAGCAGGTGCAGACCGCCGTGGCCCAAAGTCAGCCGCAAGATGCGCAGTGGCGCACGCTGCGCTACATGGTGTTCGATGCGCCGAATCAGCCCGGCGGCTTCGATCAGCGCCTGCCGCATCTGAAGCAGGCCGTGGCCGCCCTCCGCCAACCCTGGGTGCAGGCGGTGCCGCAGTGGCGCGTGGCCAGCCATGACGCGCTGATGCAGCAACTGCGCGAGCACGACAAGGCCGGCGCCGAGGGCCTGATGCTGCGCAAGGGCGACGCGCCGTACCGGGGCGGGCGCAGCGGCGATCTGCTCAAGCTGAAAAGTTTCGAAGACGCGGAAGGCCGGATCGTGGGCCATCTGCCCGGCAAGGGCAAGTACGCGGGCCAGACCGGCGCGCTGCTGGTGGAGACGGAGGACGGCCGGCGTTTTGCGCTGGGCAGCGGCCTCACCGACGCGCTGCGGCGCACGCCACCGCCGACAGGCACCGTGGTGACCTACCGATACAACGGCCTGCATGCGAGCGGCCTGCCGCGCTTCGCGCGCTTCTGGCGCGTGCGACGGGACACGCCGCCCGCGCCGAATTCACAATGA
- a CDS encoding Putative activity regulator of membrane protease YbbK has protein sequence MSETTLWWLLSGAAVVAELASGTFYLLMVALGLAAGAIAAHLGATMPGQLVAAAVVGGGAVLACYLVRSRRPRAAPAAANRDVNLDIGETVNVEAWKPDGTATVKFRGATWTVVHRPEDAPTGGLHRVAEVIGSRLLVEKI, from the coding sequence ATGTCCGAGACGACCCTCTGGTGGCTGCTGAGCGGCGCCGCGGTGGTGGCGGAACTGGCCAGCGGAACCTTCTATCTGCTGATGGTCGCGCTCGGGCTGGCGGCCGGAGCCATCGCGGCGCATCTGGGCGCCACTATGCCGGGTCAACTGGTCGCGGCGGCCGTGGTCGGCGGCGGCGCCGTGCTGGCCTGCTACCTGGTGCGCTCGCGCCGGCCGCGCGCCGCGCCGGCGGCCGCGAACCGCGACGTGAACCTGGATATCGGCGAGACCGTCAACGTCGAAGCCTGGAAACCGGACGGCACCGCCACCGTGAAGTTCCGCGGTGCGACCTGGACCGTGGTGCACCGCCCGGAAGATGCGCCGACAGGCGGGCTGCACCGCGTGGCCGAGGTCATCGGTAGCCGGCTGCTGGTCGAGAAAATCTGA
- a CDS encoding SPFH/Band 7/PHB domain protein yields MEVAVVIVVIAIIFITRSIKVVPQQHAWVVERLGKYHGTLAPGLNFLLPFIDRVAYKHVLKEIPMDVASQVCITRDNTQLQVDGVLYFQVTDAMRASYGSSNYVLAITQLAQTSLRSVIGKLELDKTFEERDIINAQVVAAIDEAALNWGVKVLRYEIKDLTPPAEILRAMQAQITAEREKRAVIATSEGKRQEEINLAEGMKQAFIAKSEGEKQSAINIAQGQAGAITAVADATAQAIEVVANAIRQPGGEQAVQLKVAERALDAYGKVAADATTTLIVPSHMTEVGTLITSAMKMIQAQTAPPTAPQRAAQ; encoded by the coding sequence ATGGAAGTCGCCGTCGTCATCGTCGTCATCGCGATCATCTTCATCACGCGGTCGATCAAGGTCGTGCCGCAGCAGCACGCCTGGGTCGTCGAGCGTCTCGGCAAGTACCACGGCACGCTGGCGCCGGGGTTGAATTTCCTGCTGCCGTTCATCGACAGGGTGGCGTACAAGCATGTGCTGAAGGAAATCCCGATGGATGTCGCGAGCCAGGTCTGCATCACGCGTGACAACACGCAGTTGCAGGTCGACGGCGTGCTGTACTTCCAGGTGACCGACGCGATGCGGGCCAGCTACGGCTCATCGAACTACGTCCTCGCGATCACGCAGCTCGCGCAGACCTCGCTGCGCTCGGTGATCGGCAAGCTCGAACTCGACAAGACCTTCGAGGAGCGCGACATCATCAATGCCCAGGTCGTCGCGGCGATCGACGAGGCCGCGTTGAACTGGGGCGTGAAGGTGCTGCGCTACGAGATCAAGGACCTGACGCCACCGGCCGAGATCCTGCGCGCGATGCAGGCGCAGATCACGGCCGAGCGCGAGAAGCGCGCCGTCATCGCCACGTCGGAAGGCAAACGCCAGGAAGAAATCAACCTGGCCGAGGGGATGAAGCAGGCCTTCATCGCCAAATCCGAAGGCGAGAAGCAATCGGCCATCAACATCGCGCAAGGCCAGGCCGGCGCGATTACCGCGGTCGCCGACGCCACCGCGCAGGCGATCGAGGTCGTCGCGAACGCGATTCGCCAGCCCGGCGGCGAGCAGGCGGTGCAGCTCAAGGTCGCCGAGCGCGCGCTCGACGCCTACGGCAAGGTCGCCGCCGACGCAACCACGACGCTGATCGTGCCAAGCCATATGACCGAGGTCGGGACGCTGATCACCTCGGCGATGAAGATGATCCAGGCGCAGACCGCGCCGCCGACCGCGCCGCAACGGGCGGCGCAGTAG
- a CDS encoding DNA polymerase III chi subunit, producing the protein MTEIAFHFNAPDKLAYACRLLRKAVGRGAPVMVTGDAGSLRALDEMLWTFSALDFLPHCQASAGPSLRAASPIVLGDDVSALPRAETLLNLGSEVPAGFERFERLIELVGADDADRGIGRRRWQHYAARGYAIISHDVASTKPN; encoded by the coding sequence ATGACCGAGATCGCATTCCATTTCAATGCGCCGGACAAGCTGGCGTATGCCTGCCGGCTGCTGCGCAAGGCGGTCGGCCGCGGCGCCCCGGTGATGGTGACCGGGGACGCCGGGTCACTGCGCGCGCTCGACGAGATGCTGTGGACCTTCTCGGCGCTGGATTTTCTGCCGCACTGCCAGGCATCGGCCGGGCCGTCGCTGCGCGCCGCCTCGCCGATCGTGCTCGGCGACGACGTGAGCGCGCTGCCGCGCGCCGAGACGCTGCTGAACCTCGGCAGCGAGGTGCCGGCCGGCTTCGAGCGCTTCGAGCGGCTGATCGAGCTGGTCGGCGCCGATGATGCGGACCGCGGCATCGGCCGGCGCCGCTGGCAGCACTATGCGGCGCGCGGCTATGCGATCATTTCGCACGACGTTGCCTCGACGAAGCCGAACTGA
- a CDS encoding arginine decarboxylase: MKFRFPIVIIDEDFRSENTSGLGIRALAQAIENEGFEVLGVTRYGDLSQFAQQQSRASAFILSIDDEEFSLGPDLDPAVLALREFIEEVRRKNADVPIYVYGETKTSRHIPNDILRELHGFIHMFEDTPEFVAKHITREARSYLEGLQPPFFKALLDYAEDGSYSWHCPGHSGGVAFLKSPVGQMYHQFYGENMLRADVCNAVEELGQLLDHDGAIGESERNAARIFNADHCFFVTNGTSTSNKIVWHHTVAPGDVVVVDRNCHKSILHCIVMTGAIPVFLKPTRNHYGIIGPIAQAEFEPASIRAKIRANPLLADVDPNRVKPRILALTQSTYDGVLYNTETIKRMLDGYVENLHFDEAWLPHAAFHPFYGSYHAMGKKRTRPRKSMVYSTQSIHKLLAGISQASHVLVQNAQNIQLDWHLFNEAYLMHTSTSPQYSIIASCDVAAAMMEPPGGTALVEESIAEALDFRRAMRKIDAEYGDDWWFKVWGPEKLADEGIGRADDWIIKGEVKKAKNGTNWHGFGRIATGFNMLDPIKSTIVTPGIDLNGRFAKTGIPAAVVTKYLAEHGVVVEKTGLYSFFIMFTIGITKGRWNSMVTALQQFKDDYDKNHAMWRILPEFCRKYPQYERMGLADLCQHLHTLYARHDIARLTTDMYRSDLTPAMKPSDAYAHIALRRTERVEIDELEGRVTVGLVTPYPPGIPLLIPGEVFNRKIVDYLKFAREFNARCPGFETDIHGLVELVGPDGVRHYYADCVA, translated from the coding sequence ATGAAGTTTCGCTTCCCGATCGTCATCATCGACGAGGACTTCCGCTCCGAGAACACTTCGGGCCTGGGGATACGCGCGCTGGCGCAGGCGATCGAGAACGAGGGCTTCGAGGTGCTGGGCGTGACCCGCTACGGCGACCTGTCGCAGTTCGCGCAGCAGCAAAGCCGCGCCAGCGCGTTCATTCTGTCGATCGACGACGAGGAGTTCTCGCTCGGGCCCGATCTGGACCCGGCGGTGCTCGCGCTGCGCGAGTTCATCGAGGAGGTGCGGCGCAAGAACGCCGACGTGCCGATCTACGTGTACGGCGAGACCAAGACCTCGCGCCACATCCCGAACGACATCCTGCGCGAGCTGCACGGCTTCATCCACATGTTCGAGGACACGCCCGAATTCGTCGCCAAGCACATCACGCGCGAGGCCAGGAGCTACCTCGAGGGCTTGCAGCCGCCGTTCTTCAAGGCGCTGCTCGACTACGCCGAGGACGGTTCGTACTCCTGGCACTGCCCCGGGCATTCGGGCGGCGTCGCGTTCTTGAAGAGTCCGGTCGGGCAGATGTACCACCAGTTCTACGGCGAGAACATGCTGCGCGCCGACGTCTGCAACGCGGTCGAGGAACTGGGCCAGCTGCTGGATCACGACGGCGCGATCGGCGAGAGCGAGCGCAACGCCGCGCGCATCTTCAACGCCGACCACTGCTTCTTCGTCACCAACGGCACCTCCACCAGCAACAAGATCGTGTGGCACCACACGGTCGCGCCGGGCGACGTGGTGGTGGTGGATCGCAACTGCCACAAGTCGATCCTGCACTGCATCGTGATGACCGGCGCGATTCCGGTGTTCCTCAAGCCCACGCGCAACCACTACGGCATCATCGGCCCGATCGCGCAGGCGGAATTCGAGCCGGCGTCGATCAGGGCCAAGATCCGCGCGAACCCGCTGCTCGCCGACGTCGACCCGAACCGCGTCAAGCCGCGCATCCTCGCGCTGACCCAGTCGACCTACGACGGGGTGCTGTACAACACCGAGACCATCAAGCGCATGCTCGACGGCTATGTCGAGAACCTGCATTTCGACGAGGCCTGGCTGCCGCACGCGGCGTTCCATCCGTTCTATGGCAGCTACCACGCGATGGGCAAGAAGCGCACGCGGCCGCGCAAATCGATGGTGTATTCGACGCAGTCGATCCACAAGCTGCTGGCCGGCATCAGCCAGGCGAGCCACGTGCTGGTGCAGAACGCGCAGAACATCCAGCTCGACTGGCACCTGTTCAACGAGGCGTACCTGATGCACACCTCGACCTCGCCGCAGTACAGCATCATCGCCAGCTGCGACGTCGCGGCGGCGATGATGGAGCCGCCCGGCGGCACCGCGCTGGTCGAGGAGAGCATCGCCGAGGCGCTGGATTTTCGCCGCGCGATGCGCAAGATCGACGCCGAATACGGCGACGACTGGTGGTTCAAGGTCTGGGGGCCGGAGAAACTCGCGGACGAGGGCATAGGCCGCGCCGACGACTGGATCATCAAGGGCGAGGTCAAGAAGGCGAAGAACGGCACCAACTGGCACGGCTTCGGCCGGATCGCGACCGGCTTCAACATGCTGGATCCGATCAAGTCGACCATCGTCACGCCGGGGATCGACCTGAATGGGCGCTTCGCGAAGACCGGCATTCCGGCCGCGGTGGTCACCAAGTACCTGGCCGAGCATGGCGTGGTGGTCGAGAAGACCGGGCTCTACAGCTTCTTCATCATGTTCACGATCGGCATCACCAAGGGCCGCTGGAACTCGATGGTGACCGCGCTGCAGCAGTTCAAGGACGACTACGACAAGAACCACGCGATGTGGCGCATCCTGCCCGAGTTCTGCCGCAAGTACCCGCAGTACGAACGCATGGGCCTGGCGGACCTGTGCCAGCACCTGCACACGCTGTATGCGCGGCACGACATCGCGCGGCTCACCACCGACATGTACCGCAGCGACCTGACGCCCGCGATGAAGCCGAGCGACGCCTACGCGCACATCGCGCTGCGCCGGACCGAACGGGTCGAGATCGACGAACTCGAAGGCCGCGTCACCGTCGGGCTGGTCACGCCGTACCCGCCCGGGATTCCGCTGTTGATCCCGGGCGAGGTGTTCAACCGCAAGATCGTCGACTACCTGAAGTTCGCGCGCGAATTCAATGCGCGCTGTCCCGGCTTCGAGACCGACATCCACGGCCTGGTCGAACTGGTCGGGCCGGACGGCGTGCGGCACTACTACGCCGACTGCGTGGCGTAG